In Vibrio atlanticus, the following proteins share a genomic window:
- a CDS encoding Nif3-like dinuclear metal center hexameric protein has translation MNNLQLEKLLNEKLQPQQIKDYCPNGLQVEGATEVKRIVTGVTASQALIDKAVELNADALLVHHGFFWKGESEAIRGMKGKRIRTLIKNDINLLGYHLPLDIHPELGNNAKLAELLEIEVEGGLEGHPQSVAMFGKLSAPMTGAEFAEKIGQALNRKPLHIAPENQDKMITTVGWCTGGGQDYIELAASQGIDAFISGEISERTTYSAREQDIHYFAAGHHATERYGVKALGEWLAKEHGLAVEFIDIDNPV, from the coding sequence ATGAATAACTTACAATTAGAAAAGCTACTTAACGAAAAACTGCAGCCACAGCAAATTAAAGATTACTGTCCTAATGGTCTTCAAGTTGAAGGTGCAACAGAAGTGAAGCGAATCGTTACTGGTGTGACAGCTTCTCAAGCCTTGATTGATAAAGCGGTAGAACTGAACGCAGACGCTTTGTTAGTCCATCACGGCTTTTTCTGGAAAGGCGAGTCAGAAGCGATTCGTGGCATGAAGGGCAAGCGCATTCGTACCTTGATTAAAAATGACATCAACCTTTTAGGTTATCACTTGCCGCTTGATATCCACCCTGAGCTTGGTAATAACGCGAAACTGGCGGAGTTACTTGAGATAGAAGTCGAAGGCGGTTTGGAAGGGCACCCACAATCTGTTGCGATGTTTGGCAAGTTGAGTGCGCCAATGACGGGTGCAGAGTTCGCAGAAAAGATTGGCCAAGCTTTGAACCGCAAGCCATTACACATTGCTCCAGAGAACCAAGACAAAATGATTACGACTGTCGGTTGGTGCACCGGTGGTGGTCAAGATTACATTGAGTTAGCGGCTTCTCAAGGTATTGATGCATTTATCTCTGGTGAAATTTCAGAGCGCACAACTTACTCAGCACGTGAACAAGACATTCATTACTTTGCCGCAGGCCACCACGCAACAGAACGTTATGGTGTGAAGGCATTAGGTGAGTGGCTAGCGAAAGAGCATGGCTTAGCTGTTGAGTTTATCGATATCGACAACCCGGTATAA
- a CDS encoding DUF1853 family protein translates to MTALQRFYQWVIDSPPLLELKPPVSDLRAFSSPHTMDSSHTYNGNPRLGFLYQHLCEQVVEASPDYSIKYDEIQINVDGRTLGAIDFILEKESNQKLQHWEVAIKFYLLHEQTWFGPNSHDQLDKKLDRMLSHQLGMSSSTAFVEQYPEIDVDSKHLLMQGRLYTNPFLEQNVPTECLSYDINPSQVNGFWCYQNQAHLITEVLYPLTKEQWAAGTDDFTCEPITELGDRFVHGQTKSGQFWFVMPQSWPHG, encoded by the coding sequence ATGACAGCACTGCAACGTTTTTACCAATGGGTCATCGACTCACCGCCATTACTGGAACTCAAACCACCCGTTTCTGATCTCAGAGCCTTCTCAAGCCCTCATACCATGGATTCATCACATACATACAATGGTAATCCTAGGTTAGGTTTCCTCTACCAGCATCTATGTGAACAAGTCGTCGAAGCTTCACCTGATTATTCGATCAAGTACGATGAAATTCAGATCAATGTGGATGGCAGAACGCTAGGTGCTATCGACTTTATTCTCGAAAAAGAGAGCAACCAAAAGCTGCAACATTGGGAAGTAGCAATTAAGTTTTATTTGCTCCACGAACAAACATGGTTTGGACCCAACTCTCACGACCAATTAGATAAGAAGCTCGATAGGATGCTAAGCCACCAACTGGGTATGTCGTCTTCAACTGCCTTTGTTGAACAATATCCAGAGATCGATGTCGACTCAAAACATCTCCTCATGCAAGGTCGCCTTTATACCAACCCATTCTTGGAGCAAAACGTACCGACTGAATGTTTGAGTTACGACATTAATCCAAGCCAAGTAAACGGTTTTTGGTGCTATCAAAACCAAGCTCATTTAATTACTGAAGTGCTCTACCCTCTCACCAAAGAGCAATGGGCAGCGGGCACTGATGATTTCACCTGCGAGCCTATCACCGAGCTTGGTGATCGCTTCGTTCATGGGCAAACCAAATCAGGACAGTTTTGGTTTGTGATGCCACAAAGCTGGCCACACGGCTAA
- the pgm gene encoding phosphoglucomutase (alpha-D-glucose-1,6-bisphosphate-dependent), with translation MAMHPRAGQKALQEDLHNIPALVANYFLQQPDATNPDHKVLFGTSGHRGTADKSTFNENHILAIAQAVAEVRADQGTTGPLFLGKDTHALSEPAFSTVIEVLVANGVEVIVQENNGFTPTPGISHAILTHNLVNDKKADGIVITPSHNPPQDGGIKYNPTHGGPAEAELTQAIEDRANVIIAEQMQGVKRTPIAQAKQSELVKEVDLVAPYVADLVNVVDMEAIQKANIKIGVDPLGGSGIDYWRKIGKAYNLDLTLVSEAVDPSFQFMSLDKDGVVRMDCSSPYAMAGLLALKDDYQLAFGNDPDYDRHGIVTPKGLMNPNHFLAVCIDYLYRNREGWGKDVAVGKTLVSSALIDRVVADLGRELCEVPVGFKWFVDGLYNGQFGFGGEESAGASFLRKDGTPWSTDKDGLILCLLAAEITAVTGKNPQEYYEELAAKHGESKYNRIQAVANGAQKDVLKKLSPEMVSAETLAGDAITARLTHAPGNGAAIGGLKVTTENGWFAARPSGTEDIYKIYCESFKGEEHLKAIEAEAQEIVNQVFAAAGL, from the coding sequence ATGGCTATGCACCCTCGTGCCGGGCAGAAAGCTCTGCAGGAAGATCTTCATAATATCCCGGCTTTAGTTGCAAACTATTTCTTACAGCAACCGGATGCTACTAACCCAGATCATAAAGTACTGTTCGGTACTTCAGGTCACCGCGGTACAGCAGACAAATCAACATTTAATGAAAACCACATTCTAGCGATCGCACAAGCGGTTGCTGAAGTTCGTGCCGATCAAGGTACCACTGGTCCACTTTTTCTAGGTAAAGATACTCACGCTCTATCTGAGCCTGCTTTTTCTACGGTTATTGAAGTGCTAGTTGCAAACGGCGTTGAAGTTATCGTTCAAGAAAACAATGGCTTTACTCCAACTCCAGGTATCTCGCACGCGATTCTTACGCACAATCTAGTGAATGATAAAAAAGCCGACGGCATTGTAATCACGCCTTCACATAACCCACCTCAAGACGGGGGCATTAAATACAACCCGACACACGGTGGCCCTGCTGAAGCTGAACTGACTCAAGCGATTGAAGATCGTGCGAATGTGATCATTGCTGAGCAAATGCAAGGCGTTAAGCGCACTCCTATCGCACAGGCTAAACAGTCTGAGCTAGTGAAAGAAGTTGATTTAGTTGCTCCTTACGTTGCTGACTTGGTTAACGTGGTTGATATGGAAGCAATCCAGAAAGCAAACATCAAGATTGGTGTTGATCCACTGGGTGGTAGCGGTATTGATTACTGGCGTAAAATTGGCAAAGCGTACAACCTAGACCTGACTCTGGTCAGTGAAGCGGTTGATCCTTCGTTCCAATTTATGTCTCTAGACAAAGATGGTGTGGTTCGTATGGACTGTTCTTCTCCATACGCAATGGCAGGTTTACTGGCACTTAAAGACGACTATCAACTAGCGTTTGGTAACGACCCTGATTACGATCGCCACGGCATCGTTACGCCAAAAGGCCTGATGAATCCAAACCACTTCCTAGCGGTTTGTATTGACTATCTATACCGTAACCGTGAAGGTTGGGGCAAAGACGTTGCAGTGGGTAAAACACTAGTATCAAGTGCACTAATCGACCGTGTTGTTGCTGACTTAGGTCGCGAGCTTTGCGAAGTGCCAGTGGGATTCAAATGGTTCGTTGATGGCCTATATAACGGTCAGTTTGGTTTCGGTGGTGAAGAGAGTGCGGGTGCATCTTTCTTACGTAAAGACGGAACGCCTTGGTCAACAGATAAAGATGGCCTAATTCTTTGCCTGCTTGCGGCTGAGATCACAGCAGTAACGGGTAAGAACCCACAAGAATACTACGAAGAGCTTGCTGCTAAACACGGTGAGTCTAAGTACAACCGTATTCAAGCAGTAGCTAACGGCGCACAAAAAGACGTGCTTAAGAAGCTATCTCCAGAGATGGTTTCAGCTGAGACGCTTGCTGGTGATGCAATTACTGCACGCTTAACGCACGCTCCAGGTAATGGTGCTGCGATTGGTGGCCTAAAAGTGACGACTGAAAACGGTTGGTTTGCTGCTCGTCCATCAGGTACAGAAGACATCTACAAGATCTACTGTGAAAGCTTTAAAGGTGAAGAGCACCTGAAAGCAATCGAAGCAGAAGCTCAAGAGATTGTTAACCAAGTATTTGCAGCCGCTGGCCTATAA